A single region of the Yersinia entomophaga genome encodes:
- a CDS encoding LysR family transcriptional regulator, whose amino-acid sequence MDRVTAAEVFVAIVDRGSMIAAAEALEMSRAMVTRYLAQMEQWAGARLLHRTTRKLSLTHAGETTLERCRKMLALANEMDLVDGGESDVLRGLLRISCSQSLAQTALGIAVAAFLQRYPQVAIDLQMNNRAINLVEERIDLAIRITNELDPNLIARPLSTCYSVVCAAPSYLKNKGIPQTPQDLALHNCLTYSYFGKSLWHFDQEGIKSSVPVSGNLSANESVVLLSGALEGVGITLQPSYSAMPHIIAGDLVQLLPDYQPQAMGIYGIYTSRRQMPTTLRTLLDFLIEWFATSEQWQGMMK is encoded by the coding sequence ATGGATAGAGTAACGGCCGCTGAAGTATTTGTAGCCATCGTCGATCGGGGCAGTATGATTGCTGCCGCAGAAGCGCTAGAGATGTCCCGAGCGATGGTGACACGCTATCTGGCGCAGATGGAGCAATGGGCTGGTGCCAGATTATTGCATCGGACAACGCGTAAACTTAGTTTAACTCACGCGGGAGAAACCACTCTGGAGCGTTGCCGGAAAATGCTGGCTTTGGCTAATGAAATGGATCTGGTTGATGGGGGCGAAAGCGATGTATTGCGTGGATTACTCAGGATCAGTTGTTCCCAATCCTTAGCTCAAACTGCGCTAGGCATTGCTGTCGCGGCATTTTTGCAGCGTTACCCTCAGGTTGCTATTGATTTACAGATGAATAACCGCGCTATCAATTTGGTTGAGGAACGAATAGATCTGGCCATCCGCATCACCAATGAATTAGATCCTAATTTAATTGCTCGTCCGCTTTCTACCTGTTATTCCGTAGTCTGTGCTGCTCCTTCCTATCTGAAAAATAAGGGAATTCCCCAGACTCCCCAGGATTTGGCTCTGCACAATTGTCTGACCTATTCTTATTTTGGCAAAAGTTTGTGGCATTTCGATCAGGAGGGGATTAAATCTTCGGTACCGGTTAGCGGCAACCTGAGCGCTAATGAGTCGGTTGTCCTGCTCAGCGGAGCTTTGGAAGGCGTAGGAATTACTCTTCAGCCCAGTTATTCGGCTATGCCACATATTATCGCTGGTGATTTAGTCCAGCTATTGCCAGATTACCAACCTCAGGCGATGGGCATTTATGGTATTTATACTTCGCGGCGACAGATGCCTACAACGCTAAGAACTCTGCTGGACTTCTTAATTGAGTGGTTTGCGACCAGTGAACAATGGCAAGGCATGATGAAATGA
- the gspI gene encoding type II secretion system minor pseudopilin GspI gives MNISDVIIKKSKGMTLLEVMFSLIIFSTTGLAILQFMTQSIYLNNQVKSDIFSVLIAENKLNEMILNRNPPGNDWISGDEYMIEKKWQWRARSEDVEYFGLMLIDIEVKIENNMDTPLHFKYYRVIN, from the coding sequence ATGAATATTTCAGATGTAATAATAAAAAAAAGTAAAGGGATGACTCTACTTGAAGTTATGTTCTCCTTAATTATATTTTCCACTACAGGTCTTGCTATACTTCAATTTATGACGCAAAGCATATACTTAAATAACCAGGTTAAGAGTGATATATTTTCTGTGTTAATAGCAGAAAATAAATTAAATGAAATGATACTTAATCGCAATCCTCCTGGTAATGATTGGATCTCTGGTGATGAATATATGATCGAGAAAAAATGGCAGTGGCGCGCCAGAAGTGAAGATGTTGAATATTTTGGTTTGATGTTAATAGATATTGAAGTGAAAATTGAAAATAATATGGATACTCCCTTACATTTTAAATATTACAGGGTGATAAATTGA
- a CDS encoding DsbA family protein: protein MSGTTLHYIFDPLCGWCYGAAPLVKAAQAIPGLSISFHGGGMMTGENRRQINAEWRSYVMPHDQRISGLTGQPFGDRYFDGLLKDTSAILDSAPPITAILTAEIIAERGLDMLHRIQHAHYFEGRRIADTPVLIELATELGLDVQSFSPVFQETLSTATAQHIANSRAFLAKVHGQGFPTFILQNEKGEMQIINAGQYLGDPAGWTQMLNEAIP from the coding sequence ATGTCCGGTACCACATTACACTACATTTTCGATCCACTGTGCGGATGGTGCTACGGCGCCGCCCCACTGGTAAAAGCGGCGCAGGCCATACCAGGGCTTTCCATCAGTTTCCACGGAGGTGGAATGATGACTGGAGAAAACCGCCGTCAGATAAATGCAGAGTGGCGTAGTTATGTTATGCCTCACGACCAGCGCATTTCAGGACTGACCGGACAGCCATTTGGCGATCGCTATTTCGATGGGTTGCTGAAAGATACTTCAGCCATACTAGATTCGGCTCCACCAATTACCGCTATTCTTACGGCAGAAATAATCGCAGAACGCGGTTTAGATATGTTGCACCGTATTCAGCACGCACATTATTTTGAAGGTCGTCGGATCGCAGATACGCCAGTGTTGATCGAGTTAGCTACAGAACTAGGTTTAGATGTACAGTCATTTAGCCCAGTATTTCAGGAAACCTTAAGCACGGCGACGGCTCAGCATATTGCTAATAGCAGAGCTTTTTTGGCTAAGGTACATGGCCAAGGTTTCCCGACCTTTATTCTACAAAATGAAAAGGGCGAAATGCAGATTATTAATGCTGGACAATATCTTGGAGATCCAGCGGGATGGACTCAGATGTTAAATGAAGCTATACCTTAG
- the lysA gene encoding diaminopimelate decarboxylase has product MPLSLTDTSSALNAENLLALPARFGCPVWAYDGDIIAQRINQLRNFDVIRFAQKACSNIHILRLMREQGVKVDSVSLGEIERALLAGFQPGQEPAEIVFTADLLDQTTLLRVVELDIPVNAGSIDMLTQLGEHAPGHPVWLRVNPGFGHGHSQKTNTGGENSKHGIWHQDLPAAIAEIQKYSLKLVGIHMHIGSGVDYQHLEQVCAAMVRQVIELDQDISAISAGGGLSIPYQYGEDIIDTEHYYGLWNKARQQIAEHLGHPISLEIEPGRFLVAESGVLVAQVRAVKNMGSRHYVLVDAGFNDLMRPAMYGSYHHISLLPADGRDITNEPLIDSVIAGPLCESGDVFTQQAGGGLETRALARAVIGDYLVFHDTGAYGASMSSNYNSRPLLPEVLFENGKPRLIRRRQTIEELVALEML; this is encoded by the coding sequence ATGCCGCTCTCTCTGACTGATACTTCCTCCGCCCTGAATGCCGAAAACCTGCTGGCATTACCTGCGCGCTTCGGATGCCCGGTTTGGGCTTATGACGGAGATATTATTGCACAACGTATCAATCAGTTGCGTAATTTTGATGTGATACGCTTTGCGCAGAAAGCGTGTTCGAATATTCATATTCTACGTTTAATGCGTGAGCAGGGTGTTAAGGTCGACTCCGTTTCATTAGGGGAAATTGAAAGAGCTTTGTTAGCCGGTTTTCAGCCGGGCCAAGAGCCTGCAGAGATTGTATTTACCGCTGATTTATTGGATCAGACGACTCTGCTGCGTGTTGTCGAGTTAGATATACCGGTTAACGCTGGATCAATTGATATGCTAACTCAGCTTGGTGAGCATGCACCGGGGCATCCCGTATGGCTCCGGGTAAACCCCGGATTTGGCCACGGGCACAGTCAGAAAACTAATACCGGTGGAGAGAACAGCAAACACGGTATCTGGCATCAAGATCTGCCTGCGGCGATAGCCGAAATCCAAAAATACTCGTTAAAGCTGGTTGGCATTCATATGCATATTGGTTCTGGTGTTGATTATCAACATTTGGAACAAGTCTGTGCTGCTATGGTACGTCAGGTAATCGAATTGGATCAGGATATCAGCGCGATATCTGCCGGCGGGGGCTTATCCATTCCCTACCAATATGGGGAGGATATTATCGATACCGAACATTATTACGGCCTATGGAATAAAGCCAGACAGCAAATCGCTGAACATTTAGGCCACCCAATTAGCCTTGAGATTGAGCCTGGCCGTTTTCTTGTTGCTGAATCAGGCGTTCTGGTTGCACAGGTTAGGGCGGTAAAAAATATGGGTAGCCGTCATTATGTATTAGTCGATGCTGGTTTTAACGATCTGATGCGACCCGCCATGTACGGTAGTTATCACCATATTTCGTTATTACCTGCCGATGGCAGAGATATTACCAATGAGCCTTTGATTGATTCGGTGATTGCCGGACCATTGTGTGAATCTGGTGACGTATTTACTCAGCAAGCTGGCGGTGGGCTGGAAACCAGAGCTTTGGCCCGGGCTGTAATAGGTGATTATTTGGTGTTCCATGATACCGGGGCATATGGTGCGTCGATGTCTTCCAATTACAACAGTCGCCCATTGCTGCCAGAAGTTTTGTTTGAAAATGGGAAACCGAGATTGATTCGCCGCCGCCAAACTATCGAAGAACTGGTTGCCTTGGAAATGCTTTAA
- a CDS encoding LacI family DNA-binding transcriptional regulator: MITMLDVSIRAGVSKATVSRVLNGTGQVKESTRAAVFKAMDELGYRPNFLAQSLANRSSNSIGLVVSNFNGPYFGRLLHQAATLTEASGKHLIVTDGHDTPEGERQAVRLLADRRCDAIILYTRFMAEADLMALLTSLPTPLMVVNRDLPQARERCVFFEQQQAAFNAVSYLIQQGHRDIACITGPINTPTALSRLSGYRQALAVHDIPCNDSLVVQGDSNVASGYSACHELLHHNRHFTALFASNDDMAIGAMKALNQAGKKMPQDVSLFGFDDEPSAAYLQPALSTVYLPIDAMIEAAITQALKLIDGKSVNPLSPFIGELKIRESVSPGPYKP, from the coding sequence ATGATTACTATGCTAGATGTCTCTATACGTGCTGGCGTTTCAAAAGCGACGGTTTCTCGCGTATTAAACGGCACTGGGCAAGTGAAAGAAAGCACCCGGGCTGCGGTTTTCAAAGCAATGGACGAACTTGGCTATCGCCCTAACTTTTTAGCCCAATCTTTAGCGAATAGAAGCTCAAACAGCATTGGCCTGGTGGTTTCCAATTTTAACGGCCCTTACTTTGGTCGCCTGCTACATCAAGCAGCCACGCTCACCGAAGCCAGCGGCAAACACCTGATCGTAACTGATGGCCACGATACACCAGAAGGAGAGCGTCAAGCCGTCCGGCTGTTGGCAGACAGGCGCTGTGACGCCATCATTCTCTATACGCGTTTTATGGCTGAGGCTGACCTGATGGCGTTACTTACCAGCCTACCCACTCCGCTTATGGTGGTTAATCGCGATTTACCTCAAGCGCGTGAGAGGTGTGTATTCTTTGAGCAGCAACAGGCCGCTTTTAACGCCGTTAGTTATCTGATCCAGCAGGGTCACAGAGATATTGCCTGTATCACTGGCCCTATTAATACGCCGACTGCGCTATCCCGTCTGTCTGGTTATCGTCAGGCACTGGCCGTTCATGATATTCCTTGTAATGATTCGCTGGTTGTTCAGGGCGACAGCAACGTGGCCAGCGGCTATTCCGCCTGTCATGAATTACTGCATCATAATCGGCATTTCACCGCTCTTTTTGCCAGCAATGACGATATGGCAATAGGTGCTATGAAAGCACTTAATCAAGCTGGAAAGAAAATGCCCCAAGATGTATCGCTATTCGGTTTTGACGATGAACCCAGCGCAGCCTATCTGCAGCCGGCGCTGTCCACCGTATACCTGCCTATTGACGCGATGATCGAGGCTGCGATAACTCAAGCTTTAAAATTAATCGATGGCAAAAGCGTTAATCCCTTATCACCTTTCATCGGCGAGTTAAAAATTCGCGAATCTGTCTCTCCCGGCCCCTATAAACCCTAA
- a CDS encoding pilus assembly FimT family protein, with product MSMQIAERKTRFYGFTLLEIMLVIFILSSMSVIAIFKIKDDKKDAITEAEHLYTTIDWIRKLGKFEQTVYIIRINVKGWAVEKLCLKECNGDNKIAKSKFWPDKSWEQVYYGRKALKRDFGNSVLDMKVVLTGYDEWGDANSEHHFFYFILYPLLPESSLSINLYDKYGVSVIDYNNYSLNITRT from the coding sequence ATGAGCATGCAGATAGCGGAACGCAAAACTAGGTTTTATGGTTTTACATTGCTAGAAATAATGTTGGTAATTTTTATTTTATCCTCCATGTCTGTAATAGCTATTTTTAAAATAAAGGATGATAAAAAAGATGCTATTACTGAGGCCGAGCATTTATATACCACTATAGATTGGATAAGAAAACTAGGGAAGTTTGAGCAGACTGTGTACATTATTAGAATAAATGTAAAGGGATGGGCTGTAGAAAAACTATGTTTAAAAGAATGTAACGGGGACAATAAAATAGCAAAGAGCAAGTTTTGGCCAGATAAATCCTGGGAGCAAGTATATTATGGAAGAAAAGCATTAAAAAGAGATTTTGGCAATTCAGTGTTAGATATGAAAGTTGTGTTGACTGGGTATGATGAATGGGGAGATGCAAACTCAGAACATCATTTTTTTTATTTCATCCTTTACCCATTATTACCAGAATCAAGTTTGTCAATAAATCTGTATGATAAATACGGAGTGAGTGTTATTGATTATAATAACTATTCTTTAAATATAACAAGAACATGA
- a CDS encoding MFS transporter, with protein MPVSLLALALSAFAIGTTEFVIMGLLPEVAGDLHISIPTAGWLISGYALGVAIGAPIMAVLTAKLPRKKTLLLLMVIFIIGNVMCALAFSYDFLMLARIITALCHGAFFGIGAVVAANLVPPNRRASAVALMFTGLTLANVLGVPLGTALGQAFGWQSTFWVVAAIGLLSLFALYAKLPDSKDEIPTDLCKEIAALRGAGIWLSLMMTVLFAASMFALFTYIAPLLTEVTKVSASGVSWTLLLMGLGLTLGNIVGGRLADWRLSVSLTMTFLLIAVFSALFSWSSYSLLAAELTLFLWSAAAFSAVPALQINVVAYGKKAPNLVSTLNIAAFNVGNALGAWVGGVVIAQGLGLNAVPLAAALLALLGLFLCLYTFRRSRLAGVNQVSG; from the coding sequence ATGCCTGTTTCGCTACTGGCACTGGCGTTAAGTGCTTTTGCTATAGGTACGACCGAGTTTGTTATTATGGGGTTATTACCGGAGGTGGCCGGTGATTTACATATTTCTATACCAACAGCTGGGTGGTTAATTAGTGGTTATGCTCTGGGCGTAGCCATTGGCGCGCCTATTATGGCGGTACTAACGGCAAAATTGCCGCGTAAAAAGACGCTATTGTTGCTAATGGTTATTTTTATAATTGGCAACGTTATGTGCGCTTTAGCGTTCAGCTACGATTTTTTGATGCTGGCTCGCATTATTACTGCGTTATGTCACGGTGCTTTCTTCGGTATTGGTGCCGTCGTAGCGGCCAATTTGGTGCCGCCTAATCGCCGGGCTTCCGCGGTAGCATTAATGTTCACCGGACTAACGCTGGCTAATGTGTTGGGCGTACCGCTGGGAACAGCGTTGGGGCAGGCATTTGGCTGGCAATCGACTTTCTGGGTTGTGGCCGCGATTGGGCTGTTATCATTGTTCGCCCTATATGCCAAACTCCCTGATTCTAAAGATGAAATACCTACGGATTTATGCAAAGAAATCGCTGCGTTGCGCGGGGCGGGAATTTGGCTTTCACTGATGATGACAGTGTTATTCGCCGCCTCTATGTTTGCTCTGTTCACTTATATCGCACCGTTATTGACTGAGGTAACCAAGGTTTCCGCCTCTGGCGTCAGTTGGACGCTATTACTGATGGGATTAGGTTTAACTCTTGGGAATATCGTTGGTGGTCGTTTAGCAGACTGGCGCTTGTCAGTGAGTTTGACCATGACCTTTTTGCTGATTGCCGTATTCTCTGCCTTATTTAGCTGGAGCAGTTATTCATTGCTAGCAGCAGAACTGACTTTGTTCTTATGGTCTGCGGCGGCATTTTCTGCCGTGCCAGCGTTACAAATCAACGTTGTCGCTTATGGGAAAAAAGCACCTAATCTGGTTTCTACTCTGAATATTGCTGCTTTTAACGTGGGTAACGCATTAGGTGCCTGGGTCGGCGGTGTGGTTATTGCACAAGGCTTAGGATTAAATGCAGTGCCTTTAGCTGCTGCATTGCTTGCACTGCTTGGGCTGTTCTTGTGCCTTTATACTTTCCGGCGTTCGCGACTCGCTGGTGTTAACCAAGTTAGCGGGTAA
- a CDS encoding winged helix-turn-helix domain-containing protein, with the protein MDRIFIGDITFTPKIRAVEHDGNEVKLRNKESEVLALLCDNYPDPVSREQIEKTIWTDSYVTDNTLTQTISNLRNALNDKKHELIITIPKKGYCLGLEPKRVFYNADENELTPTVLEVINDDAQLISRNVRKPFQLTQLLLVVLSFSAAFYFSFVFFFNEYQINIFKVKYQDLPILINLDEKKDADFLKLYRKHPNLMLKKNSDGSYNVCGRVDGEFLCTRK; encoded by the coding sequence ATGGATAGGATTTTTATTGGAGATATCACTTTTACCCCTAAGATTAGAGCGGTTGAACACGATGGGAATGAGGTAAAACTTAGAAATAAAGAGTCCGAAGTTCTTGCTCTATTGTGTGATAATTATCCAGACCCTGTCTCTCGTGAGCAAATAGAAAAGACAATCTGGACTGATAGCTATGTTACGGACAATACCTTGACGCAAACTATCAGTAACCTGCGCAATGCGCTAAATGATAAAAAACATGAATTAATTATTACTATACCAAAAAAAGGATATTGTTTAGGTTTGGAGCCTAAACGGGTATTTTATAACGCTGATGAAAATGAATTAACTCCTACAGTGCTAGAGGTAATTAATGACGACGCTCAATTAATTTCTCGTAATGTAAGAAAGCCTTTCCAGTTAACACAGTTATTGCTTGTTGTACTTTCTTTTAGCGCGGCTTTTTATTTTTCATTTGTTTTCTTCTTTAATGAATACCAGATTAACATCTTCAAAGTAAAGTATCAGGATTTGCCTATACTTATTAATCTGGATGAAAAGAAAGACGCGGATTTTTTAAAGCTTTATCGTAAGCATCCTAACCTTATGTTGAAAAAAAATAGTGACGGAAGCTATAACGTTTGTGGGCGAGTGGACGGTGAGTTTTTATGTACAAGAAAATAA
- the gspG gene encoding type II secretion system major pseudopilin GspG — protein sequence MCKKSRYYKGFTLLEVMIVIVILGLLASLTIPNLMGNKSKADIQKVITDIATFENALDMYRLDNGLFPSEEQGIKSLVEMPLEEPLPKNFRSGGYLRRLPKDPWGNSYIIKNPGFYNSIDVLSKGPDGEIGTSDDIGNWLNEHADSGTQN from the coding sequence ATGTGTAAAAAAAGTAGATATTACAAAGGATTTACCTTGCTAGAGGTCATGATAGTTATCGTCATTTTGGGTTTGCTGGCGAGTTTAACGATACCTAATCTTATGGGAAACAAAAGTAAGGCTGATATACAAAAAGTTATTACTGATATCGCTACGTTTGAAAATGCTTTAGATATGTATAGGCTGGATAATGGATTATTCCCTTCCGAGGAGCAAGGAATTAAGTCATTAGTGGAAATGCCGTTAGAAGAGCCTTTACCAAAGAATTTTCGGTCTGGTGGTTATTTACGTAGGTTGCCGAAAGATCCATGGGGTAATAGTTATATAATAAAAAATCCTGGTTTTTATAACAGTATAGATGTTTTATCTAAAGGTCCTGATGGTGAAATCGGCACTAGCGATGATATAGGTAATTGGCTAAATGAGCATGCAGATAGCGGAACGCAAAACTAG
- a CDS encoding type II secretion system protein GspJ gives MYQVLQVTLRTTSNVISHLDELEDIRNSIYIIENDLTHAIVRTPKEITNNGPIDFFVGKSGGVSNTIEIVRNNKLNVNSVGYYYQLEKVGYKINNKSLERIRAINVDDALFYPQRSGEVIKERILTGVKSIKFRFFSKGKWQDYWNEFSKHPMAIEIIIDLDKYGEINKIIMMNGSD, from the coding sequence ATGTACCAGGTATTGCAAGTGACATTGAGAACGACGTCAAATGTGATCAGTCATTTAGATGAACTTGAAGATATAAGAAATTCTATTTATATCATAGAGAATGATTTAACTCATGCGATAGTAAGAACGCCAAAAGAGATCACTAATAATGGTCCTATCGATTTCTTTGTTGGTAAATCAGGAGGTGTATCCAATACTATTGAAATAGTGAGGAATAATAAACTTAATGTAAATAGTGTCGGTTATTACTATCAGTTGGAAAAAGTAGGATATAAGATTAATAATAAAAGTTTAGAGAGAATTCGCGCAATTAATGTTGATGATGCGTTATTTTATCCTCAGAGATCAGGTGAAGTGATAAAAGAACGAATATTAACAGGAGTGAAAAGCATAAAGTTTAGGTTTTTCTCAAAAGGTAAATGGCAAGATTACTGGAATGAATTTAGTAAACATCCGATGGCAATTGAAATTATTATAGATCTGGATAAGTATGGTGAAATTAATAAAATAATCATGATGAATGGCAGTGATTAA
- a CDS encoding MBL fold metallo-hydrolase: MFTKTLLQMTFASIATFGAISTAVAAEPLKMEVYNPGEKSIFPVSSEIISGKTEVVLIDAQFQRNDAEALIKKIKDSGKKLTTIYISQSDPDFYFGLDVITKAFPQAKVIATPQTIEEIKETKDGKIAYWSGILKDNAPKTVIVPQPLVGNSFTVDGEKISVEGLDGPSPERTFVWIPALKAVVGGVAVSGDIHLWAADNQTVESRDNWLKTLDAIKALKPVTVVPGHFLGDAPQTLESVNFTQKYLTTLNAEIPKAKDSAELISAMKKHYPNLKDESSLELSAKVLKGEMKWPQ, translated from the coding sequence ATGTTTACTAAAACCCTTTTACAGATGACTTTTGCCAGCATTGCAACTTTCGGGGCTATTTCCACCGCCGTTGCAGCGGAACCGCTGAAAATGGAAGTGTATAACCCTGGCGAGAAAAGTATTTTCCCTGTTTCTTCTGAAATTATCAGTGGAAAAACTGAGGTTGTATTGATTGATGCTCAGTTCCAACGTAATGATGCAGAAGCACTGATTAAGAAAATCAAAGATAGTGGCAAAAAGTTGACCACCATTTATATCAGCCAATCTGATCCTGATTTCTACTTCGGCCTTGATGTCATCACCAAAGCTTTCCCTCAAGCAAAAGTGATCGCAACACCGCAAACTATCGAAGAAATTAAAGAAACAAAAGACGGTAAAATTGCGTATTGGAGCGGGATTCTGAAAGATAATGCACCAAAAACTGTCATTGTACCTCAACCGTTAGTAGGCAATAGCTTCACCGTTGACGGTGAAAAAATTAGCGTAGAAGGTTTAGATGGCCCATCGCCAGAGCGTACTTTCGTATGGATTCCAGCACTGAAAGCCGTTGTGGGTGGCGTGGCGGTTTCCGGGGATATTCACCTGTGGGCCGCCGATAATCAAACTGTGGAATCTCGCGATAATTGGTTAAAAACACTGGATGCGATTAAGGCATTAAAACCCGTTACCGTAGTACCTGGTCATTTCCTGGGTGATGCGCCGCAAACATTGGAATCAGTGAATTTCACACAAAAATACCTGACAACGCTAAATGCTGAAATTCCGAAAGCAAAAGATTCAGCGGAATTGATTTCGGCGATGAAAAAACATTATCCAAATCTTAAAGATGAATCTAGCTTGGAATTAAGTGCGAAGGTGCTGAAAGGTGAAATGAAATGGCCACAATAA
- the galR gene encoding HTH-type transcriptional regulator GalR: protein MATIKDVAKLAGVSVATVSRVINQSPKASESSRAAVLSAMEQLQYHPNANARALAQQSTETVGLIVSDVSDPFFGAMVKAVEQIAYATGNFLLIGNGYHNADKERQAIEQLIRHRCAALVVHAKKLPDEELVSLMKQIPGMVLINRTLAGYETRCVALDDRYGAWLATRHLIQQGHKRIGIICSNHQISDAIDRLQGYLDALNEHDIPVDEKLIAYGTPDELGGEQAMTELLGRGKQITAITCYNDSMAAGALSVLSDNSIDVPQEISLIGFDDVLISRYLRPRLTTIRYPVVAMATQAAELALALANQTPLPEITNMFSPTLVRRHSVTNPPNRTEHTE from the coding sequence ATGGCCACTATTAAGGATGTTGCCAAACTGGCAGGCGTGTCTGTTGCTACAGTTTCACGCGTAATCAACCAATCCCCCAAAGCCAGTGAAAGTTCCCGCGCGGCGGTTTTAAGCGCAATGGAACAGCTACAGTATCACCCAAATGCCAATGCCAGAGCTCTTGCACAACAATCAACAGAAACCGTTGGCCTCATCGTTTCCGATGTTTCGGACCCCTTTTTTGGTGCAATGGTCAAGGCTGTTGAGCAAATTGCCTATGCCACAGGGAATTTCCTGCTAATTGGTAACGGTTACCATAATGCCGATAAAGAACGGCAAGCCATTGAGCAGTTGATTCGCCATCGCTGTGCCGCATTAGTAGTACATGCGAAAAAGCTGCCCGATGAAGAGCTTGTTTCATTGATGAAACAAATTCCCGGAATGGTTTTAATCAATCGGACACTGGCAGGATATGAAACACGCTGTGTCGCTCTTGACGATCGTTACGGTGCCTGGCTGGCAACCCGTCACCTTATTCAGCAAGGTCATAAACGCATTGGAATTATCTGTTCAAACCACCAGATTTCAGACGCTATTGACCGTCTTCAGGGCTATCTGGATGCGCTAAACGAGCATGATATTCCCGTGGATGAAAAACTGATCGCTTATGGCACACCAGATGAACTGGGCGGCGAGCAGGCAATGACCGAGTTATTAGGTCGCGGCAAGCAAATCACTGCAATAACCTGCTACAACGATTCAATGGCCGCTGGTGCTTTATCAGTACTTAGCGATAACAGCATTGATGTACCACAGGAAATCTCTCTTATTGGTTTTGATGATGTTCTGATCTCTCGTTATTTACGCCCTCGCCTTACCACTATTCGCTACCCGGTAGTTGCGATGGCAACTCAGGCAGCAGAGCTGGCTTTGGCTCTGGCTAACCAGACCCCACTCCCTGAAATCACCAACATGTTCAGCCCAACGCTGGTTCGTCGGCACTCGGTGACCAATCCGCCAAATCGTACAGAACATACGGAGTAA
- a CDS encoding LysR family transcriptional regulator, which produces MPAISLRQIEIFHGVMTTGNLTEAAALLQTSQPTVSRELARFEQLIQLKLFDRVRGRLYPTAQGLRLFEEVQRSYYGLDRIVQAADSIRQFQQAQLSIACLPVFSQSLLPAVCKPFIDRYPEVSLNVIPQESPLLEEWLSAQHHDLGLTENTQTPAGTQRYTLMTLNEVCVLPADHPLQSKKVLTPQDFNGENFISLSVTDSYRQLLDNLFNEEGISRRLVMETHSAASVCSMVREGVGVSIVNPLTALDYAASHHGQGVCVRPFSVEVPFTVSLVRPLHRPSSELVDTFIAHLKQQVTRFKTRLTNVITR; this is translated from the coding sequence ATGCCCGCTATTTCATTACGACAAATAGAGATTTTTCATGGTGTTATGACAACTGGCAATTTGACGGAGGCCGCAGCTCTCTTACAAACCTCACAGCCAACGGTAAGCCGCGAACTGGCTCGTTTTGAACAGTTAATTCAACTTAAGCTTTTTGATCGTGTACGCGGTCGGCTCTACCCAACGGCGCAAGGATTAAGACTTTTCGAAGAGGTACAGCGCTCTTATTACGGTTTAGACCGCATTGTGCAAGCCGCGGACAGTATTCGCCAGTTCCAACAGGCGCAGCTCTCAATTGCCTGTTTACCCGTTTTTTCACAATCACTACTACCGGCGGTGTGTAAGCCTTTTATCGATCGTTACCCGGAAGTGAGCTTGAATGTAATACCGCAGGAATCGCCGTTGTTGGAAGAATGGTTATCGGCTCAACATCATGATTTAGGTCTGACCGAAAATACACAAACGCCTGCGGGAACCCAACGATATACATTAATGACGCTCAATGAGGTTTGCGTTTTGCCTGCGGACCATCCATTGCAAAGCAAAAAGGTGTTAACACCGCAGGATTTCAACGGTGAGAATTTTATCAGCCTGTCGGTAACCGATAGCTACCGACAATTGCTGGATAATTTGTTTAATGAAGAAGGAATTAGTCGCCGTTTAGTGATGGAAACCCACAGCGCAGCATCAGTTTGTTCAATGGTACGAGAAGGCGTCGGCGTGTCTATCGTGAATCCGCTTACCGCACTCGATTATGCGGCAAGCCATCATGGGCAAGGCGTTTGCGTGCGCCCCTTTAGCGTCGAGGTTCCTTTCACGGTTAGTCTAGTTCGGCCATTGCACCGCCCCTCTTCCGAATTAGTCGACACTTTTATTGCTCATCTAAAACAGCAGGTAACACGCTTTAAGACACGTCTGACCAACGTCATTACCCGCTAA